The sequence below is a genomic window from Pseudomonas cremoricolorata.
TCGGCCCGATCGCCGGTGCCTGGACCGACCGTCACGACAAGCGCCGGCTATTGATCATCGTGCAGTCGATCCTCGCGTTGCAGGCGCTGGCCCTGGCCGTGCTTGCCTATGGGCATTGGCTCGACGCCCGCAGTATTCTCGCCATGGCGTTACTGCTCGGCTTGCTCAATGCCTTCGAAACACCGCTGCGTCAGTCGTTGATTGCAAGTTTCGTCTCCGACCCGGCCGATCTGCCCAACGCCCTGGTCCTCAATGCCATGCTGATCAACGCCGCGCGCTTCGTTGGCCCGCCACTGGCCGGGGTGCTGATCGCCTGGGCCGGTGAGGCGCTGTGCTTTGCCCTCACGGCTCTGGCGTTTTCCGGCCTGCTGGTGGGCCTGTTCAAGGTGCGTGGCAAGCCCAGCGGCAAGGCCAGCGGTTCTACGGGCGAGGTCTTCCGCGAGGGCCTGCGTTACTTGTGGCAAACCCTTGAAGTGCGCCGGCTGATGGTCAGCGTGGTGGTGGTCAACGTGCTTGCCTCGTGCTACACCGCGCTGCTGCCGATTCTGGCCAAAGCGGTGTACCAGGGCGATGCGCAAACGTTAGGCTGGCTCTGGGGCGCGGCGGGGGCGGGGGCGTTTCTCGCCACCCTGGTGCTGGCGTTCAGTGGCTCGGCATCGCGTCTGCAACGCTTCATCTTGGCCGGCGCCTTGCTCTGTGCGGCGGGCCTGCTCGGGTTGGCTGCACCGGCGCCGCTGGCGGTGGCGCTGCTGGCCCTGGGCCTGCTGGGCTTTGGCATCACCGTCAGCAACGTCAGCACCAACATGCAGCTGCAAAGCGGCGCGCCCAGTGCGCTACGCGGGCGAGTGGTGTCGTTCTACATTGCCCTGCGCTTTGGCTTCGAGGCGATCGGCGGCTTGCTGGCGGGATTGGCCGCGACGCACCTGGGTGCGCCGCAGACCTTGGGTATCGCCGGTGGGCTGTTGCTGTTGATCAGCCTGAGCCGTGAGGTCTACCGTCGGCGTCGCGCGGCGCTGGCCGGCCGCGCCTAGGCAACGCGCGTCAGACGCGGAACTGATCCATCAACCCCTGTTGTTGGTTGGCCAGCTGGTTGAGCGACTGGCTGACCCGCGCCGATTCGTTGGCCTGGCCGGAAAGCGACTCGGTGACGTCGCGAATGGTGGCGATGTTGCTGTTGATCTCTTCGGCCACCGCGCTCTGTTCTTCTGCGGCGCTGGCGATCTGCAGGTTCATGTCGGTAATCACCGAAACGGCCTGGCCGATGCGCTGCAACGCGGTGACTGCCGCTGACACCTGCTCGACCCCGCCTTGCGCCTGCTGGTGGCTGCCTTGCATGGCGCCGACCACTTCCTGGGTGCCGGCTTGCAGCGCTTCGATCACCTGGCGCGTTTCTTCCACCGACTCCTGGGTGCGACGGGCAAGGTTGCGCACCTCGTCGGCGACCACCGCAAAGCCACGCCCGGCTTCACCGGCACGGGCAGCCTCGATGGCAGCGTTGAGGGCCAGGAGGTTGGTCTGCTCGGCAATCGAACGAATCACCTCGAGCACCGAACCGATCTTGTCACTGTTCTGCGCAAGGCCGACCACTTGCTCCATGGCTGTACTCATGTCGGCGGCCAGGGTGTCGATGCTCTGGGTGGTGCGTTCGATCACCGACAGTCCCTCACGAGTAGCCTGGTCCGCCTCGCGGGCGGCTTGTGCAGCCTGGGCGGCGCTGCGCGCGACGTCCTGGGCGGTGGCGCTCATTTCATGGGAGGCGGTGGCGGCCTGATCGACCTGGCGGTACTGCTGCTCCATGCCGGCGCTGGTCTGACTGGCGATGGCGGCCGACTGATCGGCGGTACCACGCGCGGCCTGGACCGACTGCTTGACCTCGGCAATGGTCGGTTGCAGCTTGTCGAGGAAGCGGTTGAACCAGCTGGCCAGTTCGCCGAGCTCGTCGCGCTTGTCGTAGGTCAGGCGGCGGGTCAGGTCGCCTTCGCCACTGGCGATGTCCTTGAGCATCGCCGCCACGCCGAGAATCGGCCGGGTCACGCCGCGGGCCAGTAGCCAAACCAGCAGCAGGCCAGCCAGGGCCGCTGCCACGCCGAGTGCCAGCTGTATGAGCATGCCTTGGTTGTTGACCGTATCCAGTTCGCTCTTGAGCGCTTCGGCCGGGGCAGTCAGCACGCTTTTTGGCAGGTCCAGCAGCACGCCCCAGGGCTTGCTGCCCGGCACCGGTTCGAAGCGGGTGAGCACCTTGAGCCGATCTTCGTGTTCGACCACCTGCTGCGCCTGACCCTGGCTGAGGTTTCGCACCAGTTCAGCGCCTTGGGCAGGGTCGACCTGCTCGTAGCGTTGCGACAGCTTGCTGGCGTCGGCGCTGTAGCCGGCCAGCAGACCAGCCGGGCTGAGAATGCCCACGGTGGTGCGACCGTCGTAGAGTCCGGCGCTGGCCCGCTCGCTGATGGCCTGCAGGCTGTTGAGGTTGATGTCGGTGGACAGTGTGCCGATCACCTTGTCGCCTTCGATCAGCGGGAAGACGATGCTGGTCATCAGCACCTGCTGGCCGTCGATGGCATAGAAGTAGGGTTCGCTGATGCACACCTTGGCAGTGCTGCGCGGGCACACCCACCAAGTGTTGGCTGGCTCGCCGCTGGGGCCGATGCTGGTGTCGGCCATGTCTTTTTCCGGCAGCGTCATGGCGGTCAGCTGGCCGGGGCGAGGCTGCGACCAGTACAGGGCGAAGCGGCCCTCGGCGTTGCTGCCCAGGGCATCGTCACCGGCGAACTGGCTGTCACGCTGATCGAGGGCGTTGGGTTCGAACACCAGTGAAAAGCCCAGCAGCTCGGGGTTGCCCTGCAGCGCCTTGTGCACCTGCTCGGTGAGGTCCTGGCGCAGGTCGCGAGCCTCGATCTGACGCTTGCGCGCCTGCTCGCGAGCGAACATGACCTGGCGGCTGACGCCGGCGCCGTATTGATAGGCGTCCATGAACTGGCGGCTCACATTCAGGCCCTGGGCCTGGCTTTGCGCCTCCAGGCGGGCCTGGGCGACCTTGCCGAGCATCTGCATGCTGCTCGCTTCCACCAGGCCTGCGCTGGCATTCATGCGATACAGCGACAGGCCGACCAGCAGGGTGACGATGCTGGCCAGGCACAAGCCAGCCAGCAGGGTGATCTTCCATTGGATGGACAATTGGCGCAGTGGCATGGGGGGTAGTCTCATGAAAACGGGTTAGGGCACGCATCTGTATCGACGAGGCCCTGGCTTTCTTTATCAAGCGTTCAAGAAAACCGTATCAGCAGGTCTGGCTCGCGCGCTTTGACAAGCAGGCGGGGCTGCTTCAGAGTGTGCGCCCTCCAATAACAACCTGCCTTTTCCCGGCCCTGCACCAGCAGACCCGCGCCGGTGGCAGGTTCTTGTCTGTCGTAACGAGGTAGTTCACGAAATGAATGCAGTCATTGCTGCGGTCGGGGTCATGCTGATTCTCAGCTTGTCCCGCGTGCACGTGGTCATCGCCCTGATCATCGGCGCGCTGGTAGGCGGTCTGGTCGGCGGCCTGGGGATCGAAGGCACGCTGCAGGCCTTCAACGGCGGGCTGGGCGGCGGCGCCACGGTTGCGTTGTCGTACGCCTTGCTGGGCGCCTTCGCGGTCGCCATCGCCAAGTCCGGCATGGCCCATGCCCTGGCCGACCGGGCGCTGGCGATGATCGACCGGCAGGGTCATGGCGAGGGCGGCAAGCTCAAGTGGCTGCTGATCGGCCTGATGCTGGTGGTGGCGGTGTCGTCGCAGAACATCCTGCCGATCCACATCGCCTTCATTCCCTTGCTGGTACCGCCGCTGCTGTACGTGCTGACCCGCCTGCGCATCGACCGTCGACTGGTCGCCTGCGTCATCACCTTTGGTCTGATCACGCCGTACATCTTTCTGCCGGTGGGCTTTGGCAACATCTTCCTCAACCAGATTCTGCTGGCCAACGTGGCCCGCGCCGGAGTCGACGTGAGCGGGGTCAACGTCACCCATGCCATGGCCTTGCCGGCTGCCGGCATGCTCGCCGGGCTGCTGGTGGCGGTGCTGTTGAGCTATCGCAAGAAACGCGACTACGACCTGGCGCGCATCGAACAGGTCGAGCAGGTGGCGGTGCAGTACAACCCGCTGACCTTGCTGGTGGCTGGCCTGGCGATTCTGGCGGCGTTCGTCGTGCAGCTGTGGCTCGACTCGATGATCATCGGCGCCATGGTGGGTTTTCTGATTTTCTCGCTATCGGGCATCGTGCGCTGGAAAGATACCGATGACCTGTTCACCGAGGGCATGAAGATGATGGCCATGATCGGCTTCATCATGATTTCCGCCTCAGGCTTTGCCGAAGTGATGAAGGCCACCGGTGAGGTCAAGGCACTGGTCGAGTCCGCTGCGCATTGGATCGACCACAGCAAGGGGGTCGGCGCGCTGCTGATGCTGCTGGTAGGGTTGCTGGTGACCATGGGTATCGGCTCGTCGTTCTCCACGGTGCCGATTCTGGCAGCGATCTTCGTGCCGCTGTGCGTGCAGCTGGGCTTCGATCCGCTGGCCACGGTGTGTATCGTCGGCACCGCAGGCGCCTTGGGCGATGCCGGCTCGCCGGCGTCGGACTCGACCCTGGGGCCGACCTCGGGGCTCAACGTCGACGGCCAGCACCATCACATCTGGGATACCGTGGTGCCAACCTTCATTCACTACAACCTGCCGCTGCTGGCCTTCGGCTGGGCGGCGGCGATGCTGCTTTAGGGCTCAGCCGCGCGGCGGAGGCGGGGAGATACGATTGAGCACCGTGCCGCCGTCCTTGCTGCGGGTCAGGTACACCGGCAGCACCTTGGGCAGCGCCGCGACCATGCGCCCGACGTCGCGGGTGTTGTAGACCCCGCTGATGCGGATCTTACCGGTGTTGTCATCGGCAACCCGCAGCGGCTTGTCGAGGTAGCGGTTGATGATCGGCAGGGCCTGTTGCAGGCTGATGTTGTCGAGCACCAGCTTGCCGCTGCGCCAGGCCAGGCTGTTGTCCTGATCGGGGCTTTGCGCCAGCTGGGGCTCGAAGTCGCCCAGGCGGTAGCTGGCCTGCATGCCAGGCCCCAGGCGGTAGCCGCCGTCGCCATCGCTGCTGACCAGTACCGAGCCCTGCACCAGGGTGACCTTGACCTGATCCTGATATTTCCACACGTTGAACTGCGTTCCGGTGACACGGGTCTGGCCGCGTCCGGCGTGGACGATGAACGGATGCTCGTTGTCGTGGGCGACCTTGAAGAACGCCTCGCCCTCGACCAGGGTGACCTTGCGCTGGTCCTTGAAATTGAAATAGCGCACTTCGCTGTTGAGGTTCAGCTCGACGCTGCTGCCGTCGCTCAACTGTACGGTCTGTAGCGCATCGGTGGTCTTGAAGTGCTCGTAGTGGTTGGGCAACCAGCCCTGTTCCCAACCGATCCAGCCGGCCAGGGGCAGGGCCAGCAGGGCACAGGCGAAGGTCGGCGCCAGGCGCCGCAGGCGATAGCGCAGCGGTGGCGGACGATAGGGCGGGTTGTAGGCCAGATGCACCTTGGGACGCGGCAACTGATCTGCGGCCTGCCAGATGTTGGCGATGGCCTTGTATTCCTCGGCATGCCGCGGGTCGGCCAGCAGCCACGCTTCAAAGGCTTGCCGCTCGGCGCGGGTGCAGTCATCGGCATGCATGCGCATGCACCAGTGCGCAGCGGCATCGGTGATCGCGTCGTGGTCGCTTGCGGGCAGGCGTTCTTGGTTCATCGAGGCTCCGGGTTTTGCGCATTCTACCCTTGCGTGTACCCTGCGGAGAACCAAGATGAGGGTGAACTCCTATCACTTGCGTTTTTTTTATCGTGAGCAGGGCAGGCGTGTGGGGGTGGGTGGTCGATGCCGTTTTCACGGCGCCATGAACCCGTCGCACAACGCGCTTTGCTCCATCGACCGGAGTCGCCGATTGCCATGCAGCCGCTGCACACCTGCCGCCTGACCCTCAGAGCCTTCAGCGCCCAAGATGGCGCAGCGCTGCTGGATTACCTGCACCAACCCACCGCCAGTTGTTTTTTCTCGCTGGCCGTAGCCGACCTCGACGCTGCTGCCAACGAAGCGCGTAAGCGAGCAGAGGGTGAGTCTTACCGGGCGGTGTGTCTGCGGGAAACCGGTGCGCTGATCGGCGACCTGTTCGCAGAAGCCGAGGGCGACACCTTCTCCATAGGCTGGCACCTCAACCCCCGTTACGCGGGCCAGGGCTATGCTTTCGAAGCCGCTGCTGCGCTGGTGCGGGAGCTGTTCGAACAGCGTCAGGCGCGGCGTCTGTACGCCTACGTCGAGGACACCAACCTGGCCTCGCAGCGCCTGTGCGAAAAACTCGGCATGCGCCGTGAGGGGGTATTCATGGAGTACGTCACCTTCAGCAATGACGAACACGGCCAGCCGATCTACGAAAACACCCAGCAATACGCGCTGCTGCGCCATGAATGGCTGGCGCAGCAGCGGTGACACGCCTTCAGCGCCTGGCCAGTACCTGCGGTTGCCAACCACCGCCCAGCGCCTTGTAGACGGCGACGATCCCTTGGTAAAGCTCCACTTCGGCCAGTGCCTGGGCATCTTCGGCGGCCAGGCGCTCACGCTCGGCGTCGAGCAGCACCAGGTAGTCGACACTGCCTTCGCGGTAACGCACCGAGGCCAGTTGCGCGGCTTTGCGGCTAGCTTCGCTCTGGCGCATCAGCGCCAGCAGGCGCTGTTGACGCTTGCCGTAGTCGCTGAAGGCGTTGGACGACTCTTCCAGGGCCAGCAGCACCTGCTGTTCATAGCGCGCCAACGCGCCTTCGGCGTCGGCCTTGGCGCCGCGCAGGCGGGCGCGCACGCTACCCAGATCGAACGCCGCCCACTGGATGCTCGGCCCCAGCGCCCAGGCACTGGCGGCCGAGCTGCCCAGTTGCGAGCCGCGCGCTGCGGTGAAGCCCAGGAATCCACTGAGGCTCACACGCGGAAACAGATCCGCCGTCGCCACGCCGATGTTCGCGGTGGCTGCCGCCAACTGCCGCTCGGCACTGCGGATATCCGCGCGCCGGCGCAGCAACTCGCCGGGGTCTCCCACCGGCAGCGCCTTGGCGATGGCCGGCAATGCCCGTGGCGAGAGCTCGACGCTCAGCGCATCGGCGCGCTCGCCGAGCAGGGTGGCGATGCGATTGCGCGCCCGCACCTGCTCAGCCTGCAGCTGCGGCAGGGTGGCTTCGACGCCAGCCAGGCGGGCGTCGGCACGCACCACATCCAGTTCATTGCCCACTCCCGCCTCATTGAGGGTTTCGGTGATCTGCCGCGACTGCTGTTGAGTCTTGAGGTTGTCTGTGGCGATACGTTCGCGCAACTGGGCGCCGCGCAGTTGGCCATAGGCATCCACCAGTTCGGCGATCAGGCTGACCTGCAACTGTTGCAGGTCGGCCGCAGCGGCATCTTCCTGGGCGCGGCTGGCCTCGATCTGCCGTTGAATGCGGCCGAACAGGTCGATTTCCCAGGCCATGTCCAGGCCCAGGTCATAGCGTTCCTGATTGACCCGCCGTTCGGTCTGGCCCGGCACCTGGCCCTTGCCGATTTCGCTGCTGGCGCGGCTGGTGACCACAGGCAGCTGATCGAGGCTGGCTTCTTCGCGCAGCGAACGCGCTGCCTTGAGCCGGGCGAAGGCCACCCGCAGGTCACGGTTGCCCTGCAGCGAGGCACTGACCAGCTGGTTCAGCACCGGGTCGTCAAACTGCTGCCACCACTGCGCCTCGAAGCGGCTGCGGTCGAAGCGCTGCGCCTGGGTGTCCAGTTGCGCAGGGGCCGGTTGCGGTGCGCGGTAGTCCGGGCCCACCGCACAGGCAGACACGGCCAGGGCCAGCAGGGCAGGGGCGAAGGCTTTCAACAGGTTCATGGATGGCTCTCCAGCGCCGGCGCGTGGCTGGCCTTGCGCGCCTCGCGGCGCTCGACGTAACGGCGAATGAGGAAGAAGAACACCGGGGTCAGGAACAGGCCGAAGAAGGTCACCCCGATCATCCCGGAGAACACCGCCACACCCATGGCATGGCGCATTTCGGCACCGGCGCCGGACGACAGCACCAGCGGCACCACGCCCATGATGAAGGCGATGGAGGTCATCAGGATCGGCCGCAGGCGCAGGCGGCAGGCTTCCAGCACCGCAGCCAGCGGGTCGAGGCCCTCGGCCTGCTTGTCCTTGGCGAACTCGACGATGAGGATGGCGTTCTTGCACGCCAGACCCACCAGCACGATCAGGCCGATCTGGGTGAAGATGTTGTTGTCGCTACCGGCCAGGATCACCCCGGTGATGGCCGACAGCAGGGTCATCGGCACGATCAGGATCACCGCCAGCGGCAGGCTCCAGCTCTCGTATTGCGCGGCCAGCACCAGGAACGCCAGCAGCACGCACAGCGGGAACACTAGCAGCGCGGTGTTGCCGGACAGAATCTGCTGGTAGGTCAGGTCGGTCCACTCGAACACCATGCCGTTGGGCAGTTCCTGCTTGAGCAGGCGTTCCATGGCCGCCTCGGCCTGGCCTGAGCTATAGCCGGGCGCCGCCGCGCCGTTGATTTCCGCGGTGATGAAACCGTTGTAGTGCATGACGCGGTCCGGCCCTGCGCTGTCGCTGACCTTGAGGAAGCTGGCCAGCGGCACCATTTCGCCACGGTCGTTGCGCACCTTGAGCTGGCCGATCTGCTCGGCGTCGAGGCGGAACTGCTGCTCGGCCTGGACGTTGACCTGATAGGTGCGGCCAAAGCGGTTGAAGTCGTTGGCGTACAGCGAGCCCAGGTAGATCTGCAAGGTGTCGAAGATATCGCTGATCGCAACGCCATGGGTCTTGGCCTTTTCCCGGTCGATGGCAGCATCGACCTGCGGCACGTTGACCTGGTAGCTGGTGAACAGCCCGGCCAGCTCCGGCACCTCGTGGCTCTTGGCGATGACGTTCTGGGTTTCGGCGTACAGCGCGTCATAGCCGAGGTTGCCGCGGTCTTCGATCTGCACGCGGAAGCCGCCGATGGTGCCCAGGCCCTGCACCGGCGGCGGTGGGAAGATGGCGATGTAGGCGTCTTCGATATCGGCGAATTGCGCGTTCAGCGCGGCGGCGATGGCCCCGGCCGACTGGCTTGGGTCGGTGCGTTCGTCGAACGGTTTCAGCGGGGTGAACACCACGCCGCTGTTAGGGCTGTTGGTGAAGCCGTTGATCGACAGCCCCGGGAAGGCCACCGAGTCGGACACGCCCGGTTGCTTGAGGGCGATTTCGCTCATGCGCTTGATGACCGCTTCGGTGCGGTCGAGGCTGGCGGCGTCGGGCAGTTGCGCGAACGCCACCAGGTACTGTTTGTCCTGCGCCGGAACGAAGCCAGTGGGGGTCGAGGCGAAGCCCAGGTAGGTCAGGCCCATCAGCCCGGCGTAAACGAACAGGGCAATGCCGCTGGAGCGGATGACCCGGGTCACGCCACCCACATAACGCAGCGAGGCACGTTCGAAGAACCGATTGAACGGGGCGAACAGCCAGCTGCCCAGCAGCCGGTCGAGCAGGCGCGAGAAACGGTCCTTGGGTGCGTGATGGTCTTTGAGCAGTACGGCAGCCAGCGCGGGCGACAGGGTCAGCGAGTTGAACGCCGAGATGACCGTGGAAATGGCGATGGTCAGGGCGAACTGCTTATAAAACTGTCCGGTCAGCCCGGAAATGAACGCCGCCGGTACGAACACCGCACACAGCACCAGGGCGGTGGCGATGATCGGCCCGGTCACCTCGCCCATGGCCTTTTGCGTGGCTTCCAGCGGTTTGAGGCCCAGGCCAATGTTGCGCTCGACGTTTTCCACCACGACGATGGCGTCGTCCACCACGATGCCGATGGCCAGCACCAGGCCGAACAATGACAGCGCGTTGAGCGAGAAGCCGAACAGGTGCATCACCGCGAAAGTCCCGATCAGCGAAACCGGCACCGCCAGCAGCGGAATGATCGAGGCGCGCCAGGTTTGCAGGAACAGCACCACCACCAGCACCACCAGAATCAGCGCTTCGAACAGCGTGTGCACCACCGCTTCGATGGAGCCGCGCACGAACACGGTGGGGTCATAGACGATGCTGTAGTCCATGCCCTCGGGGAAGTCCTTCTTCAGTTCGGCCATTTTCGCCCGCACCTCATCGGAGATGTCGATGGCGTTGGAGCCCGGACGCTGGAAGATTGGAATGGCCACGGCCGGCTGGTTGTTGAGCAACGAACGCAGGGCGTACTGGCTGGAGCCCAGCTCGACCCGTGCGACGTCCTTGAGGCGGGTGATCTCGCCGTTGTCGCCGGCGCGCACCACGATGTTCTCGAACTCCTCCTCGCTCACCAGGCGGCCTTGGGTGTTGACCGAAAGCTGGAAGCTGGTGGCGTT
It includes:
- a CDS encoding FecR family protein, with protein sequence MNQERLPASDHDAITDAAAHWCMRMHADDCTRAERQAFEAWLLADPRHAEEYKAIANIWQAADQLPRPKVHLAYNPPYRPPPLRYRLRRLAPTFACALLALPLAGWIGWEQGWLPNHYEHFKTTDALQTVQLSDGSSVELNLNSEVRYFNFKDQRKVTLVEGEAFFKVAHDNEHPFIVHAGRGQTRVTGTQFNVWKYQDQVKVTLVQGSVLVSSDGDGGYRLGPGMQASYRLGDFEPQLAQSPDQDNSLAWRSGKLVLDNISLQQALPIINRYLDKPLRVADDNTGKIRISGVYNTRDVGRMVAALPKVLPVYLTRSKDGGTVLNRISPPPPRG
- a CDS encoding efflux RND transporter permease subunit, translated to MNFSRFFITRPIFAAVLSLVLLIAGSIALFQLPISEYPEVVPPTVVVRANFPGANPKVIGETVASPLEQAITGVENMLYMSSQATADGKLTLTITFALGTDLDNAQVQVQNRVTRTQPKLPEEVTRIGITVDKASPDLTMVVHLTSPDQRYDMLYLSNYAILNVKDELARLNGIGDVQLFGMGDYSLRVWLDPNKTASRNLTASDVVNAIREQNRQVAAGQLGAPPAPNATSFQLSVNTQGRLVSEEEFENIVVRAGDNGEITRLKDVARVELGSSQYALRSLLNNQPAVAIPIFQRPGSNAIDISDEVRAKMAELKKDFPEGMDYSIVYDPTVFVRGSIEAVVHTLFEALILVVLVVVLFLQTWRASIIPLLAVPVSLIGTFAVMHLFGFSLNALSLFGLVLAIGIVVDDAIVVVENVERNIGLGLKPLEATQKAMGEVTGPIIATALVLCAVFVPAAFISGLTGQFYKQFALTIAISTVISAFNSLTLSPALAAVLLKDHHAPKDRFSRLLDRLLGSWLFAPFNRFFERASLRYVGGVTRVIRSSGIALFVYAGLMGLTYLGFASTPTGFVPAQDKQYLVAFAQLPDAASLDRTEAVIKRMSEIALKQPGVSDSVAFPGLSINGFTNSPNSGVVFTPLKPFDERTDPSQSAGAIAAALNAQFADIEDAYIAIFPPPPVQGLGTIGGFRVQIEDRGNLGYDALYAETQNVIAKSHEVPELAGLFTSYQVNVPQVDAAIDREKAKTHGVAISDIFDTLQIYLGSLYANDFNRFGRTYQVNVQAEQQFRLDAEQIGQLKVRNDRGEMVPLASFLKVSDSAGPDRVMHYNGFITAEINGAAAPGYSSGQAEAAMERLLKQELPNGMVFEWTDLTYQQILSGNTALLVFPLCVLLAFLVLAAQYESWSLPLAVILIVPMTLLSAITGVILAGSDNNIFTQIGLIVLVGLACKNAILIVEFAKDKQAEGLDPLAAVLEACRLRLRPILMTSIAFIMGVVPLVLSSGAGAEMRHAMGVAVFSGMIGVTFFGLFLTPVFFFLIRRYVERREARKASHAPALESHP
- a CDS encoding efflux transporter outer membrane subunit, with amino-acid sequence MNLLKAFAPALLALAVSACAVGPDYRAPQPAPAQLDTQAQRFDRSRFEAQWWQQFDDPVLNQLVSASLQGNRDLRVAFARLKAARSLREEASLDQLPVVTSRASSEIGKGQVPGQTERRVNQERYDLGLDMAWEIDLFGRIQRQIEASRAQEDAAAADLQQLQVSLIAELVDAYGQLRGAQLRERIATDNLKTQQQSRQITETLNEAGVGNELDVVRADARLAGVEATLPQLQAEQVRARNRIATLLGERADALSVELSPRALPAIAKALPVGDPGELLRRRADIRSAERQLAAATANIGVATADLFPRVSLSGFLGFTAARGSQLGSSAASAWALGPSIQWAAFDLGSVRARLRGAKADAEGALARYEQQVLLALEESSNAFSDYGKRQQRLLALMRQSEASRKAAQLASVRYREGSVDYLVLLDAERERLAAEDAQALAEVELYQGIVAVYKALGGGWQPQVLARR
- a CDS encoding methyl-accepting chemotaxis protein, which produces MEQQYRQVDQAATASHEMSATAQDVARSAAQAAQAAREADQATREGLSVIERTTQSIDTLAADMSTAMEQVVGLAQNSDKIGSVLEVIRSIAEQTNLLALNAAIEAARAGEAGRGFAVVADEVRNLARRTQESVEETRQVIEALQAGTQEVVGAMQGSHQQAQGGVEQVSAAVTALQRIGQAVSVITDMNLQIASAAEEQSAVAEEINSNIATIRDVTESLSGQANESARVSQSLNQLANQQQGLMDQFRV
- a CDS encoding MFS transporter: MPESRLASRRTWPAAVRALAHRDFQVYFSGQAISTLGKWLQQVALSWLAYHVTGSAALLGAIAFVTLAPQLLIGPIAGAWTDRHDKRRLLIIVQSILALQALALAVLAYGHWLDARSILAMALLLGLLNAFETPLRQSLIASFVSDPADLPNALVLNAMLINAARFVGPPLAGVLIAWAGEALCFALTALAFSGLLVGLFKVRGKPSGKASGSTGEVFREGLRYLWQTLEVRRLMVSVVVVNVLASCYTALLPILAKAVYQGDAQTLGWLWGAAGAGAFLATLVLAFSGSASRLQRFILAGALLCAAGLLGLAAPAPLAVALLALGLLGFGITVSNVSTNMQLQSGAPSALRGRVVSFYIALRFGFEAIGGLLAGLAATHLGAPQTLGIAGGLLLLISLSREVYRRRRAALAGRA
- a CDS encoding GNAT family N-acetyltransferase, whose protein sequence is MQPLHTCRLTLRAFSAQDGAALLDYLHQPTASCFFSLAVADLDAAANEARKRAEGESYRAVCLRETGALIGDLFAEAEGDTFSIGWHLNPRYAGQGYAFEAAAALVRELFEQRQARRLYAYVEDTNLASQRLCEKLGMRREGVFMEYVTFSNDEHGQPIYENTQQYALLRHEWLAQQR
- a CDS encoding Na+/H+ antiporter family protein, with product MNAVIAAVGVMLILSLSRVHVVIALIIGALVGGLVGGLGIEGTLQAFNGGLGGGATVALSYALLGAFAVAIAKSGMAHALADRALAMIDRQGHGEGGKLKWLLIGLMLVVAVSSQNILPIHIAFIPLLVPPLLYVLTRLRIDRRLVACVITFGLITPYIFLPVGFGNIFLNQILLANVARAGVDVSGVNVTHAMALPAAGMLAGLLVAVLLSYRKKRDYDLARIEQVEQVAVQYNPLTLLVAGLAILAAFVVQLWLDSMIIGAMVGFLIFSLSGIVRWKDTDDLFTEGMKMMAMIGFIMISASGFAEVMKATGEVKALVESAAHWIDHSKGVGALLMLLVGLLVTMGIGSSFSTVPILAAIFVPLCVQLGFDPLATVCIVGTAGALGDAGSPASDSTLGPTSGLNVDGQHHHIWDTVVPTFIHYNLPLLAFGWAAAMLL